One window of the Amycolatopsis mediterranei genome contains the following:
- a CDS encoding MFS transporter yields MAATPDPASTGVRTLIPARIDRLPWSPFHTRMVVALGVAWILDGLEITVASAVADTLTKPETLHMSSAAVGLLATIYLAGEVVGALFFGSLSDKLGRRNLFMLTLAVYLVGSGLTALTLGNGAGWVIFLYATRFVAGMGIGGEYAAINSAIDELIPARYRGRVDIAVNGTYWAGAVLGTVGTYILLNRMDLSLGWRLGFLIGPVLGLVILLVRRHLPESPRWQIMHGKADAAEESIAQIEQEVEHTGRSLPPVDEKKAIEVTPAERIGYVALARVLFRDYPSRAVLGASLMISQSFLYNAIFFTYTLVLGKFYGVSSAATPIYLIAFAVGNLVGPFTIGHLFDTLGRRKMISGTYVVSGVLLAVTAVLFYAGALNAITQTIAWCVIFFFASAGASAGYLTVSEIFPLEVRAKAIAVFFAIAQCFGALGPVIYGALIGTGEHPVRLFIGYLLGAAVMIAGGLVARFLAVDAEGKSLEDIAQPLAAAGRRGRTRAEGASSPFST; encoded by the coding sequence ATGGCGGCAACACCCGATCCGGCGTCCACCGGGGTGCGCACCCTCATCCCGGCACGCATCGACCGGTTGCCCTGGTCCCCGTTCCACACCCGGATGGTGGTCGCCCTCGGGGTGGCCTGGATCCTCGACGGCCTGGAGATCACGGTGGCCAGCGCGGTCGCCGACACGCTCACCAAGCCCGAGACGCTGCACATGTCGTCGGCGGCCGTCGGGCTGCTGGCGACGATCTACCTGGCCGGCGAGGTGGTCGGGGCGCTGTTCTTCGGCAGCCTCTCCGACAAGCTCGGCCGCCGGAACCTCTTCATGCTGACCCTGGCCGTCTACCTCGTCGGCAGCGGCCTCACCGCGCTGACCCTGGGCAACGGCGCGGGCTGGGTGATCTTCCTCTACGCCACCCGGTTCGTGGCCGGCATGGGCATCGGCGGCGAGTACGCGGCGATCAACTCGGCGATCGACGAGCTGATCCCGGCCCGCTACCGGGGCCGGGTGGACATCGCGGTCAACGGGACGTACTGGGCCGGGGCGGTGCTGGGGACGGTCGGGACGTACATCCTGCTCAACCGGATGGACCTGTCACTGGGCTGGCGGCTGGGCTTCCTCATCGGGCCGGTGCTCGGGCTGGTGATCCTGCTGGTGCGGCGGCACCTGCCGGAGAGCCCGCGGTGGCAGATCATGCACGGCAAGGCGGACGCGGCCGAGGAGTCGATCGCCCAGATCGAGCAGGAGGTCGAGCACACCGGCCGCAGCCTGCCGCCGGTCGACGAGAAGAAGGCGATCGAGGTGACGCCCGCCGAGCGGATCGGGTACGTGGCCCTGGCCAGGGTGCTGTTCCGCGACTACCCGTCGAGGGCCGTGCTGGGCGCGTCGCTGATGATCAGCCAGTCGTTCCTGTACAACGCGATCTTCTTCACCTACACGCTGGTGCTCGGCAAGTTCTACGGGGTCTCGTCCGCGGCGACGCCGATCTACCTGATCGCGTTCGCGGTGGGCAACCTGGTCGGCCCGTTCACCATCGGCCACCTGTTCGACACCCTCGGCCGGCGCAAGATGATCTCCGGGACGTACGTGGTGTCGGGTGTCCTGCTGGCGGTGACGGCGGTGCTGTTCTACGCGGGCGCGCTCAACGCGATCACGCAGACGATCGCGTGGTGCGTGATCTTCTTCTTCGCCTCCGCCGGCGCGAGCGCGGGCTACCTGACGGTGAGCGAGATCTTCCCCCTGGAAGTCCGGGCGAAGGCGATCGCGGTGTTCTTCGCGATCGCGCAGTGCTTCGGCGCACTGGGCCCGGTGATCTACGGCGCCCTGATCGGCACGGGCGAGCACCCGGTCCGCCTGTTCATCGGCTACCTGCTGGGCGCGGCCGTGATGATCGCGGGCGGCTTGGTGGCCCGGTTCCTCGCGGTGGACGCGGAGGGCAAGTCCCTGGAGGACATCGCCCAGCCCCTCGCCGCCGCGGGCCGTCGCGGCCGCACGCGCGCCGAGGGCGCGTCGTCGCCGTTCTCG
- a CDS encoding STAS domain-containing protein yields the protein MFLALAGELDAGTVLVVVGSVAAALAGSPEPRVIVLDLAGLHFLGAAGVRVLSAMTDHAAAQNARLRIVTGDNAVVSRALRLTGVDRVLDVYPDRGTAQRAGDGREFLRLTARMWNS from the coding sequence GTGTTCCTGGCCTTGGCCGGTGAGCTCGACGCCGGAACGGTGCTCGTCGTCGTGGGATCGGTGGCCGCCGCGCTGGCCGGGAGCCCGGAACCGCGGGTGATCGTGCTGGACCTCGCCGGCCTGCACTTCCTCGGCGCGGCGGGCGTTCGCGTGCTGAGCGCGATGACCGACCACGCCGCCGCCCAGAACGCCCGCCTCCGCATCGTGACGGGCGACAACGCGGTGGTGAGCCGCGCCCTGCGGCTGACGGGGGTGGACCGGGTACTGGACGTCTACCCCGACCGCGGGACGGCACAGCGCGCCGGCGACGGCCGCGAGTTCCTCCGGCTGACCGCCCGGATGTGGAACAGCTGA
- a CDS encoding DinB family protein, producing MPRTRRRDTPPPRTGPAEKEVLRGFLDHLRAAVVAKAHDVPEPQVRTPGVPSGTSLLGLVRHLAHVERFTFLGEDTADWPGTFRPRPDETVDSVVAGYRAACERANAVIDACTDLTQPVARPGRAAPSMRWALVHLIEETGRHAGHADILRELIDGSTGR from the coding sequence ATGCCCCGAACCCGGCGGCGGGACACCCCGCCCCCACGCACCGGACCGGCCGAAAAGGAGGTGCTGCGCGGTTTCCTCGACCACCTGCGGGCCGCGGTGGTGGCCAAGGCCCACGACGTGCCGGAGCCGCAGGTCCGGACGCCCGGCGTCCCGTCGGGCACGTCACTGCTGGGCCTGGTCCGGCACCTCGCGCACGTCGAACGCTTCACGTTCCTCGGCGAGGACACCGCGGACTGGCCCGGGACGTTCCGGCCGCGCCCGGACGAGACCGTCGACTCGGTCGTGGCCGGCTACCGCGCCGCGTGCGAGCGGGCGAACGCCGTCATCGACGCCTGCACCGACCTGACGCAGCCGGTGGCCCGGCCCGGCCGCGCCGCGCCGTCGATGCGCTGGGCGCTGGTTCACCTGATCGAGGAGACCGGCCGCCACGCCGGGCACGCCGACATCCTGCGCGAGCTGATCGACGGCAGCACCGGCCGCTGA
- a CDS encoding SAM-dependent methyltransferase, whose product MSTSTTEASRFWDGHYTAHLPDGEPRANVRLVEVVSPLAPGRALDLGSGAGGDALWLARRGWHVTAADISAVALAHLGRRARDLGLADRITGARHDLAATFPAGPFDLVSAHYLHTSFPLPRDRVLRQAAEALSPGGRLLVVEHGSVAPWSWNQDPASCPPLEAPPLDPAVWTVERADALTRRATGPGGQAADVVDHLLLIHRTR is encoded by the coding sequence ATGAGCACATCGACCACCGAAGCGTCCCGGTTCTGGGACGGCCACTACACGGCCCACCTTCCGGACGGCGAGCCGCGCGCCAACGTCCGGCTCGTCGAGGTCGTCTCCCCGCTGGCGCCCGGGCGGGCGCTCGACCTCGGGTCCGGCGCGGGCGGGGACGCGCTGTGGCTGGCCCGGCGCGGCTGGCACGTGACCGCCGCCGACATCTCCGCCGTCGCCCTCGCCCATCTCGGCCGCCGCGCCCGGGACCTCGGGCTCGCCGACCGGATCACCGGTGCCCGGCACGATCTGGCCGCGACCTTCCCGGCGGGCCCGTTCGACCTCGTTTCGGCGCACTACCTGCACACGTCCTTCCCGCTCCCCCGCGACCGGGTGCTGCGGCAGGCCGCGGAAGCGCTCTCCCCCGGCGGCCGGCTCCTGGTCGTCGAGCACGGGTCCGTCGCGCCGTGGTCGTGGAACCAGGACCCGGCGTCCTGCCCGCCGCTGGAAGCGCCGCCGCTCGATCCCGCGGTGTGGACCGTCGAGCGCGCCGACGCCCTCACCCGCCGCGCCACCGGACCCGGCGGGCAGGCCGCCGACGTCGTCGACCACCTCCTGCTGATCCACCGCACCCGATGA
- a CDS encoding helix-turn-helix domain-containing protein: MSDDFEDVLHAVGPRLRALRRHRGMTLADVAAATGVSESTLSRLESGQRRAGLELLLPLARAYDVPLDDLVGAPRTGDPRIHLTPIHRHGMTFVPLSRRPGGMQAYKMIIPSADRPPVPHHQIHEGHEWLYVLHGNLRLVLGEHDLVLPAGEAAEFDTTIPHWLGSADGKAVEVLILFGRHGERAHLRARAH; this comes from the coding sequence GTGAGTGACGACTTCGAGGACGTGCTGCACGCGGTCGGCCCCCGGCTGCGGGCGCTGCGCCGGCACCGCGGGATGACCCTCGCCGACGTCGCGGCCGCCACCGGGGTGTCGGAGAGCACGTTGTCGCGGCTGGAAAGCGGGCAGCGGCGCGCCGGCCTGGAACTGCTGCTGCCGCTGGCCCGCGCCTACGACGTCCCGCTCGACGACCTCGTCGGCGCACCCCGGACCGGCGACCCGCGCATCCACCTCACCCCGATCCACCGCCACGGCATGACGTTCGTGCCGCTGTCGCGGCGGCCCGGCGGCATGCAGGCGTACAAGATGATCATCCCCAGCGCGGACCGGCCGCCGGTTCCGCACCACCAGATCCACGAAGGCCACGAATGGCTGTACGTGCTCCACGGAAACCTGCGGCTGGTCCTCGGTGAGCACGACCTGGTGCTGCCCGCGGGCGAGGCGGCGGAGTTCGACACCACGATCCCGCACTGGCTCGGCAGCGCCGACGGAAAGGCGGTCGAGGTGCTCATCCTGTTCGGCCGCCACGGGGAACGCGCGCACCTCCGCGCCCGCGCGCACTGA
- a CDS encoding serine hydrolase domain-containing protein: MKTSVVRKGVVVLAVAGLLGATVTTAEAGPPRNGALQEKLDALVGQFPAALATVSRGGRTESLVAGSARLGSRVPVPADGRVRAGSNTKTFTAVVVLQLVAEGKVELDAPIERYLPGLVPGGSAITVRQLLQHTSGLPNYTEYLGVDDVAKLQHRYFEPHELLALALAHPAKFAPGTKWEYSNTNYVLAGLLIERVTGRPVAEQITERVIRKAGLRNTYWPQAGDQAIRGPHPQGYARSGDEVIDVTELDPSWGWAAGQLISTPGDLARFARVLLDGQLLPAAQLAEMRKTVDAPLLPGWRYGLGLFRVPLSCGGVYWGHGGDIPGFETRGGATDDGRSVGLAVTALPGTYGDPEQGAQAVVSAVDTAFCR; encoded by the coding sequence ATGAAGACTTCCGTGGTGCGCAAGGGCGTCGTGGTCCTGGCGGTGGCGGGCCTGCTGGGCGCGACGGTCACGACGGCCGAGGCGGGGCCGCCCCGCAACGGCGCCCTCCAGGAGAAGCTCGACGCGCTGGTGGGCCAGTTCCCGGCGGCGCTCGCCACGGTGAGCCGCGGCGGCCGCACGGAGTCGCTGGTCGCCGGTTCCGCGCGGCTCGGGAGCCGGGTCCCGGTCCCGGCCGACGGGCGGGTGCGGGCGGGCAGCAACACGAAGACGTTCACCGCGGTGGTGGTGCTGCAGCTGGTGGCCGAGGGCAAGGTGGAACTGGACGCGCCGATCGAGCGGTACCTGCCCGGCCTGGTGCCGGGTGGGTCGGCGATCACCGTCCGGCAGCTGCTGCAGCACACCAGCGGGCTCCCGAACTACACCGAGTACCTCGGGGTGGACGACGTCGCGAAGCTGCAGCACCGGTACTTCGAGCCCCACGAGCTGCTCGCACTGGCGCTGGCCCACCCGGCGAAGTTCGCCCCCGGCACGAAGTGGGAGTACAGCAACACGAACTACGTGCTGGCGGGCCTGCTGATCGAACGGGTGACCGGACGCCCGGTGGCGGAGCAGATCACCGAGCGCGTGATCCGGAAAGCGGGCCTGCGCAACACTTACTGGCCGCAAGCCGGCGACCAGGCCATCCGGGGCCCGCACCCGCAGGGGTACGCGCGGTCGGGTGACGAGGTGATCGACGTGACCGAGCTGGACCCGTCGTGGGGCTGGGCGGCCGGCCAGCTGATCTCGACCCCGGGCGACCTCGCCCGGTTCGCCCGCGTGCTGCTGGACGGCCAGCTGCTCCCGGCGGCGCAGCTGGCGGAGATGCGCAAGACGGTCGACGCGCCCTTGCTGCCGGGCTGGCGCTACGGCCTGGGCCTGTTCCGCGTGCCCCTCAGCTGCGGCGGCGTGTACTGGGGCCACGGCGGCGACATCCCCGGGTTCGAAACCCGCGGCGGCGCCACCGACGACGGCCGTTCGGTCGGCCTGGCGGTGACGGCGCTGCCGGGCACCTACGGCGACCCCGAACAGGGGGCACAGGCGGTGGTGTCCGCAGTGGACACGGCTTTCTGCCGCTGA
- a CDS encoding cation-translocating P-type ATPase, whose protein sequence is MLGALFAVAKTGMTLALAGPLLVTRQAKRAASALGPLAGELAAGAAETAAEATRTSTRTAVRAARVVRNASGPRSAVWRAGRRLHFPLRPHADADRPDGPALAAELAGHDGVAGAYWDGGLGSVVLHLGDEAAAERVAGWIADHCGRHGLTPAEPGDCAPAHPGDTYGVRAAALALAMDVAGLAVSVGTRSGRLHETVRAAVAAAREHPAVRAALDERFGWYTAELARSGVSAAVRGLSQDPLELVLDALLRTGQLTEAIARLTAFDAGHDDLCSPERPSLGVTPQQRRVRIPMEDYARNAVGSGLLAALADLLVRRKPREAAEAFLAASPMPARYAGTAFHTAMGTAFAREGVLVRDPDRLKALDTVDTVVLHADALHGEDGLDPHAEAVLDAARRAEARVVITGDDARDRLGEFASLADDVAAESFFGLVTRLQDEGRVVLTVGRPPARCAPHCDEVAGLLAGDLCVALADRHAPVLWGADLVVRPGLTGVWRVLRAAGAARVNSRRATRVATAGSLIGGLLLMSRRRRTLVPFVPRLDPVLLGGLTGLAMGTLAAVRVAAARPPAGRTRIAWHELTGDEVLRRLADAEPEPTNWELTARRVRAVTGAVARHPAAAPVRFGTGLAADVVAELNDPLTPVLALGAVASAVVGSPVDALLVAAAMGLNAVVGGAQQFRGRRALAKLQDGMRQRARREGGGVVDARALQAGDRIELRVGDVVPADARLLTANDLEADESALTGESLPVAKQLDPVPGAPPAERSCLVFAGTTVVSGEGTAVVVAVGSETVAGRAVELATRTAAAVGIQARLQDLTRRALPLTMLGGALVTGLSAIRGRPLRRALAGGVAIAVAAVPEGLPLVATVAQRAAARRLSARGILVRAPRALEALGRLDVVCFDKTGTLTENRLRVVTTTGPDGEAREPGPEDAVLRAAARACPGTLDDPHVRAHATDHAVLDAAGPDEGWTELAGQPFEANRGYSATIGRDSGGDPTLVVKGAPEIVLPACAGADELARAAEALADKGLRVLAVASRKTRPALDGDDEEVLAGLEFLGFLGLADTLRPTAGPLISGLRAAGVAPVMLTGDHPNTARAIATSLGWPSDAPVVTGDELAALDRAGRARLLSGAGVIARVAPEQKLQVVEALREAGRVTAMVGDGANDAAAIRAADVGIGVRARASTAARTAADVALTGEDLTVLLEAVAEGRALWRSVSDAVVILVGGNAGEIGFSVLGTLLSGDSPLGTRQLLLVNLLTDLFPAMAVAVTRPDDAGSGGLGDGLTRAITSRGVTTGVGATTAWLIGRCTPGTVRRTSTMALCGLVGTQLAQTLRGRRRSPLVVGTAVGSALVLAAIVQTPGVSRFFGCTPLGPLAWAGVGAGVATGALTSSLPILRQP, encoded by the coding sequence GTGCTCGGAGCGTTGTTCGCGGTGGCGAAAACGGGGATGACGCTGGCCCTGGCCGGACCGCTCCTCGTGACGCGGCAAGCGAAACGGGCAGCTTCGGCGCTCGGCCCGCTCGCCGGGGAACTGGCCGCGGGTGCCGCCGAAACCGCGGCGGAAGCGACCCGGACGAGCACCCGCACGGCCGTGCGCGCCGCGCGGGTCGTGCGCAACGCCTCCGGGCCGCGGAGCGCCGTCTGGCGTGCGGGACGGCGGCTGCACTTCCCCTTGCGTCCGCATGCCGACGCCGACCGGCCGGACGGGCCCGCGCTCGCCGCCGAGCTGGCCGGCCACGACGGCGTCGCCGGGGCCTACTGGGACGGCGGGCTCGGCAGCGTGGTCCTCCACCTGGGCGACGAGGCCGCCGCCGAGCGCGTTGCCGGCTGGATCGCCGACCACTGCGGGCGGCACGGGCTGACGCCGGCCGAGCCGGGTGACTGCGCCCCGGCCCACCCCGGCGACACCTACGGGGTGCGGGCCGCCGCGCTCGCACTGGCGATGGACGTCGCGGGGCTGGCCGTCTCGGTCGGCACCCGCTCCGGAAGGCTGCACGAGACCGTGCGGGCCGCGGTGGCCGCGGCCCGCGAACACCCCGCCGTCCGCGCCGCGCTCGACGAGCGGTTCGGCTGGTACACCGCCGAACTGGCCCGCTCGGGCGTGTCCGCCGCGGTGCGGGGGCTCAGCCAGGACCCGCTCGAACTGGTGCTGGACGCCCTCCTGCGCACCGGGCAGCTCACCGAGGCGATCGCCCGGCTCACCGCGTTCGACGCCGGCCACGACGACCTCTGCTCACCGGAGCGGCCCAGCCTCGGCGTGACCCCGCAACAGCGCCGGGTCCGGATCCCGATGGAGGACTACGCCCGCAACGCCGTCGGCAGCGGCCTGCTCGCCGCGCTCGCCGACCTGCTGGTGCGCCGCAAGCCCCGCGAAGCCGCCGAAGCGTTCCTCGCGGCCTCGCCGATGCCGGCCCGGTACGCCGGCACCGCCTTCCACACCGCGATGGGCACCGCGTTCGCCCGCGAAGGCGTGCTCGTCCGCGACCCGGACCGGCTCAAGGCACTGGACACTGTGGACACCGTCGTGCTGCACGCCGACGCGCTGCACGGCGAAGACGGCCTCGATCCGCACGCCGAAGCCGTGCTGGACGCGGCCCGCCGGGCCGAGGCACGGGTCGTCATCACCGGCGACGACGCCCGCGACCGGCTCGGCGAGTTCGCCTCGCTCGCCGACGACGTCGCCGCGGAATCGTTCTTCGGGCTGGTGACGCGGCTGCAGGACGAAGGCCGGGTCGTGCTCACCGTCGGCCGCCCGCCCGCGCGTTGTGCGCCGCACTGCGACGAGGTGGCGGGCCTGCTCGCCGGCGACCTCTGCGTCGCCCTCGCCGATCGCCACGCGCCGGTGCTCTGGGGCGCCGACCTGGTCGTCCGGCCGGGGCTGACCGGGGTGTGGCGGGTCCTGCGGGCGGCCGGCGCCGCGCGGGTGAACAGCCGGCGGGCCACCCGGGTGGCGACCGCGGGCAGCCTGATCGGCGGCCTGCTGCTGATGTCACGCCGGCGGCGGACGCTGGTGCCGTTCGTGCCCCGGCTGGACCCGGTGCTGCTCGGCGGGCTGACCGGGCTGGCGATGGGCACGCTCGCCGCGGTGCGGGTGGCCGCCGCCCGGCCCCCGGCCGGCCGGACCCGGATCGCCTGGCACGAGCTGACCGGCGACGAGGTCCTCCGCCGGCTCGCCGACGCGGAACCCGAGCCCACGAACTGGGAGCTGACGGCCCGGCGGGTGCGGGCGGTGACCGGCGCGGTGGCCCGGCACCCGGCCGCGGCGCCGGTCCGGTTCGGGACGGGCCTCGCCGCCGACGTCGTCGCCGAGCTGAACGACCCGCTGACCCCGGTGCTGGCCCTCGGCGCGGTCGCGTCCGCGGTGGTCGGCTCACCGGTGGATGCGCTGCTGGTGGCCGCGGCGATGGGCCTCAACGCCGTCGTCGGCGGCGCGCAGCAGTTCCGCGGCCGCCGCGCGCTGGCGAAGCTGCAGGACGGGATGCGGCAACGGGCGCGCAGGGAAGGCGGCGGGGTCGTCGACGCGCGGGCGCTGCAAGCGGGCGACCGGATCGAACTGCGGGTCGGCGACGTCGTCCCCGCCGACGCCCGGCTGCTGACCGCCAACGACCTCGAGGCGGACGAATCCGCGCTGACCGGCGAGTCGCTCCCGGTCGCCAAGCAGCTCGACCCGGTGCCCGGCGCGCCGCCGGCCGAGCGCAGCTGCCTGGTCTTCGCCGGCACCACGGTGGTCAGCGGCGAAGGCACCGCGGTCGTCGTGGCGGTCGGCTCCGAGACCGTGGCCGGCCGGGCGGTCGAGCTGGCCACCCGGACCGCCGCCGCGGTGGGCATCCAGGCCCGGCTGCAGGACCTCACCCGCCGCGCCCTGCCGCTGACGATGCTCGGTGGCGCGCTCGTCACCGGCCTTTCGGCGATCCGCGGCCGTCCGCTGCGCCGCGCACTGGCCGGCGGCGTGGCGATCGCCGTGGCCGCGGTGCCCGAAGGACTGCCGTTGGTGGCCACCGTGGCCCAACGGGCGGCGGCCCGGCGGCTGTCCGCGCGCGGCATCCTGGTCCGCGCCCCGCGGGCGCTGGAAGCGTTGGGGCGCTTGGACGTCGTCTGTTTCGACAAGACGGGCACGCTGACCGAAAACCGGCTGCGCGTGGTGACGACGACCGGGCCCGACGGCGAAGCACGTGAACCGGGCCCCGAGGACGCCGTGCTGCGGGCCGCCGCGCGCGCCTGCCCGGGCACGCTCGACGACCCCCACGTGCGGGCGCACGCCACCGACCACGCCGTGCTCGACGCCGCCGGCCCCGACGAAGGCTGGACCGAACTCGCCGGGCAGCCGTTCGAGGCGAACCGCGGCTACTCGGCCACGATCGGCCGGGACTCCGGCGGCGATCCGACGCTCGTCGTCAAGGGTGCCCCGGAGATCGTGCTGCCCGCCTGCGCCGGCGCGGACGAGCTGGCCCGCGCCGCGGAAGCCTTGGCGGACAAGGGCTTGCGCGTGCTGGCGGTGGCGTCCCGGAAGACCCGGCCCGCGCTCGACGGCGACGACGAAGAAGTGCTGGCGGGCCTGGAGTTCCTCGGGTTCCTCGGGCTGGCGGACACGCTGCGGCCGACCGCCGGGCCGCTGATCTCCGGGCTGCGCGCGGCCGGCGTGGCGCCGGTGATGCTCACCGGCGACCACCCGAACACCGCGCGGGCCATCGCGACATCGCTCGGCTGGCCGTCCGACGCCCCGGTCGTCACCGGTGACGAGCTGGCCGCCCTCGACCGGGCCGGCCGGGCCCGGCTGCTCTCCGGCGCCGGCGTGATCGCCCGCGTCGCACCGGAGCAGAAACTGCAGGTCGTGGAGGCGCTGCGCGAAGCGGGGCGGGTGACGGCGATGGTCGGCGACGGCGCGAACGACGCGGCCGCCATCCGCGCCGCGGACGTCGGCATCGGCGTGCGCGCCCGGGCGTCGACCGCCGCCCGCACCGCGGCCGACGTCGCGCTGACCGGCGAGGACCTGACCGTCCTGCTGGAGGCGGTGGCGGAGGGCCGCGCGCTGTGGCGCAGCGTCTCGGACGCGGTGGTGATCCTCGTCGGCGGCAACGCGGGCGAGATCGGCTTCTCGGTGCTGGGCACGCTGCTGTCGGGCGACTCGCCGCTGGGCACCCGCCAGCTGCTGCTGGTCAACCTGCTGACCGACCTGTTCCCGGCGATGGCGGTGGCGGTCACCCGCCCGGACGACGCCGGTTCCGGCGGGCTCGGCGACGGCCTGACCCGCGCGATCACCAGCCGGGGCGTGACGACGGGCGTCGGCGCGACGACGGCGTGGCTGATCGGGCGCTGCACCCCGGGAACCGTGCGCCGCACGAGCACGATGGCCCTGTGCGGGCTGGTCGGCACCCAGCTGGCCCAGACCCTGCGCGGCCGCCGCCGCAGCCCCCTGGTGGTCGGTACCGCGGTCGGGTCGGCGCTGGTGCTGGCGGCGATCGTGCAGACGCCGGGGGTGAGCCGGTTCTTCGGCTGCACCCCGCTCGGCCCGCTGGCCTGGGCCGGAGTCGGCGCGGGGGTGGCGACGGGAGCGCTGACGTCGTCGCTGCCGATCCTGCGGCAGCCGTAA
- a CDS encoding YkvA family protein, which translates to MTGSFWWDLLIGVAVALVLAWAVLLGALVLVRPRGGLLREALRLLPDVLRLIRRLAADKTLPRGVRIRLGLLLAYLALPIDLVPDFIPVLGYADDAIIVSAVLRSVVRRAGLEAVRAHWPGTDDGFAALARLTGIRPLP; encoded by the coding sequence GTGACCGGCTCGTTCTGGTGGGACCTGCTGATCGGCGTCGCCGTCGCGCTGGTGCTCGCGTGGGCCGTCCTCCTCGGCGCGCTCGTGCTCGTCCGGCCGCGCGGTGGGTTGCTCCGGGAAGCCCTCCGGCTGCTGCCGGACGTGCTGCGGCTGATCCGTCGGCTGGCCGCGGACAAGACGCTCCCGCGCGGTGTCCGGATCCGGCTCGGGCTGCTGCTGGCCTACCTCGCGCTGCCGATCGACCTCGTGCCGGACTTCATCCCGGTGCTCGGGTACGCCGACGACGCGATCATCGTCAGCGCCGTCCTGCGCTCGGTGGTACGCCGCGCCGGGCTCGAGGCCGTGCGGGCTCACTGGCCCGGGACCGATGACGGGTTCGCCGCCCTCGCGCGTCTGACGGGGATCCGGCCGTTGCCTTGA
- a CDS encoding TIGR03619 family F420-dependent LLM class oxidoreductase, with protein sequence MVKFGISYSTPFFGADPQAIAGFARDAEECGFESLYLPEHVALYPGAQIGTMALPPSLPYADPLECLSFVAAVTSRILLGTGVLLLPYHHPVVLAKRLATVDVLSGGRMRLLTAGVGALPGEARAAGVDFATRGRRTDEAIDVLRLLWAGGAEGVSFAGEFFRFDDVCSFPKPLGVRELPIHIGGSSAAAARRAGRRGDGYFPGGALTADERRRQFELARTTAKESGRDPDSLQYTRWGSLDMSTEDVEALAGQGVTRLVVTPGTAEPAKRRAEMAGFAERFGLS encoded by the coding sequence ATGGTGAAGTTCGGGATCAGTTACAGCACCCCCTTTTTCGGCGCGGACCCGCAAGCGATCGCGGGGTTCGCGCGGGACGCGGAGGAGTGCGGGTTCGAGTCGTTGTACCTGCCGGAGCACGTCGCGCTGTATCCGGGCGCGCAGATCGGGACGATGGCGCTGCCGCCGTCCCTGCCGTACGCGGATCCCCTGGAGTGCCTGAGTTTCGTCGCCGCCGTGACCAGCCGCATCCTGCTGGGCACCGGGGTCCTGCTGCTGCCCTACCACCACCCGGTGGTGCTGGCCAAGCGCCTGGCGACGGTCGACGTGCTGTCCGGCGGCCGCATGCGGCTGCTCACGGCCGGGGTCGGCGCCCTGCCCGGCGAGGCGCGGGCGGCCGGCGTCGACTTCGCCACCCGCGGCCGCCGGACGGACGAGGCCATCGACGTCCTGCGGCTGCTGTGGGCGGGCGGAGCCGAGGGAGTCTCCTTCGCCGGCGAGTTCTTCCGGTTCGACGACGTCTGCAGCTTCCCGAAGCCGCTGGGCGTCCGCGAGCTGCCGATCCACATCGGCGGTTCGAGCGCGGCCGCGGCCCGGCGGGCGGGCCGGCGCGGCGACGGGTACTTCCCCGGCGGGGCGCTCACCGCGGACGAGCGCCGCCGGCAGTTCGAACTCGCCAGGACGACGGCGAAGGAATCGGGCCGCGACCCCGACAGCCTGCAGTACACGCGATGGGGATCGCTCGATATGTCCACAGAGGACGTCGAAGCACTGGCCGGACAAGGGGTGACGCGCCTGGTCGTGACACCGGGCACGGCCGAGCCCGCGAAAAGGCGGGCGGAGATGGCGGGATTCGCCGAGCGGTTCGGCCTCAGCTGA